A single genomic interval of Mycolicibacterium sp. MU0053 harbors:
- a CDS encoding RNA polymerase-binding protein RbpA yields MADRVLRGSRLGAVSYETDRNHDLAPRQIARYRTDNGEEFDVPFADDAEIPGTWLCRNGLEGTLLEGEAPEAKKVKPPRTHWDMLLERRSIEELEELLKERLDIIKTRRRGSSS; encoded by the coding sequence ATGGCTGATCGTGTCTTGAGGGGCAGCCGCCTCGGTGCAGTTAGTTACGAGACCGACCGCAACCACGACCTGGCGCCCCGTCAGATCGCGCGGTACCGGACCGACAACGGCGAGGAGTTCGACGTCCCGTTCGCCGACGACGCCGAGATCCCCGGCACCTGGCTGTGCCGCAACGGCCTGGAGGGCACCCTGCTCGAGGGCGAGGCGCCCGAGGCGAAGAAGGTCAAGCCCCCGCGCACGCACTGGGACATGCTGTTGGAGCGGCGTTCCATCGAGGAACTCGAGGAGTTGCTCAAGGAGCGCCTCGACATCATCAAGACCCGCCGCCGCGGCAGCAGCAGCTGA
- a CDS encoding polyprenol monophosphomannose synthase: MTSERPSQRALVIIPTYNELENLPLILGRVHEALPDIHVLIVDDGSPDGTGKLADELSLTDPDRIHVMHRTAKDGLGAAYLAGFAWGLNRQYAVLVEMDADGSHAPEQLHRLLDAVDAGADLAIGSRYVDGGTVRNWPVRRLLLSKTANTYSRLLLGVDIHDITAGYRAYRREVLEKIDLSAVDSKGYCFQIDLTWRTINNGFKVVEVPITFTERELGVSKMSGSNIREAMVKVAQWGIAGRLARARGAQFS; encoded by the coding sequence ATGACCAGTGAGCGCCCCAGCCAGCGCGCGCTGGTGATCATCCCGACCTACAACGAGTTGGAGAATCTTCCGCTCATCCTGGGCCGGGTGCACGAGGCGTTGCCCGACATTCACGTCCTGATCGTCGACGACGGCAGCCCCGACGGCACCGGCAAGCTCGCCGACGAGCTGTCGCTGACGGATCCGGACCGGATTCATGTGATGCACCGGACGGCCAAGGACGGCCTGGGAGCGGCGTATCTGGCGGGATTCGCCTGGGGGCTCAATCGCCAGTACGCGGTGCTGGTCGAGATGGACGCCGACGGCAGCCACGCGCCCGAACAGCTACACCGACTGCTGGACGCGGTCGATGCGGGCGCCGATCTGGCGATCGGCTCGCGCTACGTCGACGGTGGCACGGTGCGGAATTGGCCGGTGCGCCGACTGCTGCTGTCCAAGACCGCCAACACCTACTCGCGGCTGCTGCTCGGCGTCGACATCCACGACATCACCGCCGGCTACCGCGCCTACCGGCGCGAGGTGCTGGAGAAGATCGACCTCAGCGCGGTGGACTCCAAGGGCTACTGCTTCCAGATCGACCTGACCTGGCGGACCATCAACAACGGCTTCAAGGTTGTCGAGGTGCCGATCACCTTCACCGAGCGCGAACTCGGGGTGTCGAAGATGAGCGGCTCCAACATCCGTGAAGCCATGGTCAAGGTCGCCCAGTGGGGCATCGCCGGCCGGCTGGCCCGCGCCCGCGGGGCGCAGTTCAGCTAG
- the lnt gene encoding apolipoprotein N-acyltransferase: MASRLARAGGWFAPRWPRQLAAIAAGALLSASFAPLDRWWAAIVGLVVLGVVLTRPATTKAGGLGYGYLVGLAFYLLLLPWISGLVGALPWLALAAVCALFPAVFGLLAVVVRGLPGWPVGFALVWVLAEWLKVTIPFGGFPWGVLAFGQTGGPLLPLAQLGGAPLVSFAAALLGFGLAALGLAVLSWWEHRDAQQLAPPAVAVPGVCIVVVLMATALVYPQVRQSGAGSGDDAGVTVAAVQGNVPRLGLEFNAQRRAVLDNHVKETLRLAEDVRAGRAAAPHFVIWPENSSDIDPLANADARDQIDSAARAIGVPILVGAVVTHPDWTTDNPAASNTVIVWDPVDGPGQRHDKRIVQPFGEYLPWRGFFRLLSPYADRAGYFVPGSGTGVVDAAGVPVGVATCWEVIFDRAVRASVRNGAQVLAVPTNNATFDVTMSEQQLAFARLRAVEHDRYTVVAGTTGISAVIAPDGRELARTDFFEPAYLDAQVRLKTSQTPATRWGPAVQLALVAAGAAAVLAALILAIRHNSSSARPTRRAETDSEEPHDQ; encoded by the coding sequence ATGGCTAGCCGGCTGGCCCGGGCCGGAGGCTGGTTCGCGCCCCGCTGGCCGCGGCAGCTGGCCGCGATCGCCGCCGGTGCGTTGCTCAGCGCCAGTTTCGCGCCGCTGGACCGGTGGTGGGCCGCGATCGTCGGCCTGGTCGTGCTGGGGGTGGTGCTCACCCGGCCGGCCACCACGAAGGCCGGCGGCCTCGGTTACGGCTACCTCGTGGGGTTGGCGTTCTATCTGCTCCTGTTGCCGTGGATCAGTGGTCTGGTCGGGGCGCTGCCGTGGCTCGCGCTGGCCGCGGTGTGCGCGCTGTTCCCGGCGGTATTCGGGCTGCTGGCCGTCGTGGTGCGCGGGCTACCGGGCTGGCCGGTGGGGTTCGCGCTGGTCTGGGTCCTGGCCGAGTGGCTCAAAGTGACCATCCCGTTCGGCGGATTCCCTTGGGGCGTATTGGCTTTCGGTCAAACCGGCGGCCCGTTACTGCCGCTGGCGCAGCTCGGCGGCGCGCCGCTGGTCTCGTTCGCGGCGGCGCTGCTCGGGTTCGGCCTCGCCGCCCTGGGCTTGGCGGTCCTGAGTTGGTGGGAGCACCGCGACGCGCAGCAACTCGCGCCGCCGGCGGTGGCGGTGCCGGGGGTGTGCATCGTGGTGGTGCTGATGGCGACCGCGCTGGTCTATCCCCAGGTGCGGCAGTCCGGCGCCGGATCCGGCGACGACGCCGGCGTCACGGTTGCCGCCGTCCAAGGAAACGTGCCCAGGCTCGGCCTGGAGTTCAACGCCCAGCGTCGCGCGGTCCTCGACAACCACGTCAAGGAGACCCTGCGGCTGGCCGAGGATGTGCGGGCCGGCCGCGCCGCCGCGCCGCATTTCGTGATCTGGCCCGAGAACTCCTCGGACATCGATCCGCTGGCCAACGCCGACGCCCGGGACCAGATCGACAGTGCCGCGCGGGCCATCGGGGTGCCGATCCTGGTCGGCGCCGTGGTGACCCATCCGGACTGGACCACCGACAATCCCGCGGCCAGCAACACGGTGATCGTCTGGGATCCGGTCGACGGGCCCGGACAGCGCCACGACAAACGGATCGTGCAGCCGTTTGGCGAGTATCTGCCGTGGCGTGGGTTCTTCCGGCTGTTGTCGCCGTATGCCGATCGGGCCGGTTACTTCGTGCCGGGCAGCGGCACCGGTGTCGTCGACGCCGCGGGCGTCCCGGTGGGCGTCGCCACCTGCTGGGAGGTGATCTTCGACCGGGCCGTGCGGGCATCCGTCCGTAACGGTGCGCAGGTGCTCGCGGTGCCGACCAACAACGCCACCTTCGACGTCACCATGAGCGAACAGCAGTTGGCGTTCGCGCGGCTGCGCGCCGTCGAGCACGACCGCTACACCGTGGTGGCCGGCACCACCGGCATCAGCGCCGTCATCGCCCCGGACGGCCGCGAGTTGGCCCGCACCGACTTCTTCGAGCCCGCCTATCTCGACGCACAGGTGCGGTTGAAGACCAGCCAGACACCAGCCACCCGGTGGGGCCCGGCGGTCCAGTTGGCGTTGGTCGCGGCGGGCGCTGCCGCAGTGCTGGCGGCGCTCATCCTGGCGATCAGGCACAATAGTTCGTCGGCGCGTCCGACTCGCCGTGCCGAAACCGACTCCGAGGAGCCACATGACCAGTGA
- a CDS encoding amidohydrolase, producing the protein MAVRGDVVAWLGSDQVGRAQFPDARVVDLDGAFVAPAFVDSHVHLTATGLTRLGLDLRGATSKAHCLQLVADYVATAVGGGHDVIWGHGWDDSGWPDASAPTVVELDAAVGSRPAYLTRIDAHSALASSALRDRVPELAGAAGFDAAGPLSAEAHHLVRAQARALLRPAQRDEARRSALDAFAAAGVVAVHECAGPNIGGLDDWREVQAIRHGVEVTGYWGEAVTSADEARALIETTGAHGLAGDLFVDGALGSRTAWLHEPYHDAPDTCGNGYLSEDALTAHLSACTEARVTAGFHVIGDRAVSAAVHAFARVAEAHGVAAVARCGHRLEHLEMVTPEQATALGGWGVIGSVQPGFDARWGGPAGMYAQRLGVARAEQLNPFALLASQGVPLAFGSDAPVTCIDPWGTVRAATAHHTPGSSISPRAAFAAATRGGWRAAGVRDGVTGTLAPGAVASYAVWEVGELAVAAPADAVQRWSTEPGSRVPGLPRLGAGEEPPRCLQTVHRGTVIFGAADG; encoded by the coding sequence ATGGCGGTCCGTGGCGACGTCGTCGCCTGGCTCGGCAGTGACCAGGTCGGTCGAGCGCAGTTTCCCGACGCGCGGGTGGTGGACCTCGACGGCGCGTTCGTCGCCCCGGCCTTCGTCGACAGCCACGTACATTTGACGGCCACCGGCCTCACCCGCCTCGGCCTCGATCTGCGCGGCGCCACCTCGAAGGCGCATTGTCTGCAACTCGTCGCCGACTACGTCGCCACCGCGGTCGGCGGCGGCCACGACGTGATCTGGGGCCACGGCTGGGACGACTCCGGCTGGCCCGATGCCTCGGCGCCGACCGTGGTTGAACTGGATGCCGCGGTGGGCTCGCGGCCCGCGTACCTGACCCGCATCGACGCGCATTCGGCGCTGGCCTCGAGCGCACTGCGCGACCGAGTGCCCGAACTCGCGGGGGCGGCCGGCTTCGACGCGGCCGGTCCGCTCTCGGCCGAGGCCCACCACCTGGTGCGCGCGCAGGCGCGCGCCCTGCTGCGGCCCGCCCAGCGCGACGAGGCCCGCCGCAGCGCGCTGGACGCCTTCGCCGCCGCCGGCGTCGTCGCGGTCCACGAATGCGCGGGACCGAACATCGGCGGACTCGACGACTGGCGCGAGGTGCAAGCCATCCGCCACGGTGTCGAGGTCACCGGCTACTGGGGTGAGGCGGTGACCAGCGCCGACGAGGCGCGCGCGTTGATCGAGACCACCGGCGCCCACGGCCTGGCCGGCGACCTGTTCGTCGACGGCGCGCTGGGATCCCGCACCGCCTGGCTGCACGAGCCCTACCACGACGCCCCCGACACCTGCGGCAACGGCTATCTGAGCGAGGACGCCCTGACCGCGCACCTGTCGGCGTGCACCGAGGCCCGCGTCACCGCGGGCTTCCACGTCATCGGCGATCGGGCCGTCTCGGCCGCGGTGCACGCGTTCGCCCGGGTCGCCGAGGCACACGGTGTCGCGGCGGTGGCCCGGTGCGGACACCGGCTCGAGCACCTCGAGATGGTCACTCCGGAACAGGCCACCGCGCTCGGCGGCTGGGGTGTCATCGGCAGCGTCCAACCGGGCTTCGACGCCCGGTGGGGCGGCCCGGCGGGGATGTACGCACAGCGCCTGGGCGTTGCGCGCGCCGAGCAGCTCAACCCGTTCGCGCTGTTAGCATCCCAAGGCGTGCCCCTCGCCTTCGGTTCGGATGCGCCGGTGACCTGCATCGACCCGTGGGGGACCGTGCGCGCGGCGACGGCGCACCACACCCCGGGCAGTTCGATCTCGCCGCGGGCGGCGTTTGCCGCCGCCACGCGCGGTGGCTGGCGTGCGGCGGGGGTGCGCGACGGCGTCACCGGCACCCTGGCGCCGGGCGCGGTGGCCTCCTACGCGGTGTGGGAGGTGGGTGAGCTCGCGGTGGCCGCGCCCGCCGACGCGGTACAGCGCTGGTCCACCGAACCGGGATCCCGGGTGCCGGGCCTGCCCCGACTCGGCGCCGGCGAGGAGCCGCCGCGCTGTCTGCAGACCGTGCACCGCGGCACCGTGATCTTCGGTGCGGCCGATGGCTAG
- a CDS encoding FxsA family protein, whose protein sequence is MLKRLFFLYVVLELAVIVALTATIGFGWTVLLLTGVFVLGLVLAGSQARRQLAHLQRGMTDPRAQVTDSALVALGTVLVFIPGLVTTAAGLLMLAPPTRSVMRPVAAGLAARGLSRHVSFVGARRDYIDGEVVEVYPVLPPKPE, encoded by the coding sequence ATGCTGAAGCGGCTGTTTTTCCTGTATGTGGTCCTCGAACTGGCGGTGATCGTGGCGCTGACCGCGACCATCGGCTTCGGCTGGACCGTGCTGCTGCTGACCGGAGTGTTCGTGCTGGGCCTGGTCCTGGCCGGGTCCCAGGCCCGCCGTCAACTGGCCCACCTGCAACGCGGCATGACCGATCCGCGCGCGCAGGTCACCGACAGTGCGCTGGTGGCACTCGGCACGGTGCTGGTCTTCATCCCCGGGTTGGTGACGACGGCGGCGGGTTTGCTGATGCTGGCCCCGCCGACCCGGTCGGTGATGCGCCCGGTGGCCGCGGGCCTGGCGGCACGCGGGTTGTCCCGCCACGTCAGCTTCGTCGGTGCGCGCCGGGACTACATCGACGGCGAGGTCGTCGAGGTCTATCCGGTGCTCCCGCCCAAGCCCGAATAG
- a CDS encoding PPOX class F420-dependent oxidoreductase has product MTAPGFAEVARSKYLLLTTFTRDGRPKPTAVWGVPVGDKLVIITDKGSWKTKRITNTPRVTIACSTALGKPKGEPVEGVARMLPESETRRVYDAVVKRYWWHAWWFVPHSLIRGGIDNLHAAIEVEAAP; this is encoded by the coding sequence GTGACCGCGCCCGGGTTCGCCGAGGTGGCGCGATCGAAGTATCTGCTGCTCACCACCTTCACCAGGGACGGCCGCCCCAAGCCGACCGCGGTGTGGGGCGTACCCGTGGGCGACAAGCTGGTGATCATCACCGACAAGGGCTCCTGGAAGACCAAACGCATCACCAACACGCCCCGGGTGACGATCGCCTGCAGCACCGCGCTGGGCAAGCCCAAGGGCGAACCCGTCGAGGGGGTGGCCCGGATGCTCCCGGAGTCCGAGACCCGACGCGTGTACGACGCCGTGGTCAAGCGGTACTGGTGGCACGCCTGGTGGTTTGTGCCGCACTCGCTGATCCGCGGCGGCATCGACAACCTGCACGCGGCGATCGAGGTCGAGGCGGCCCCATGA